In a genomic window of Streptomyces sp. NBC_01231:
- a CDS encoding CBS domain-containing protein — translation MRARDLAVAYETVSVDSDAMDAARLMAEHKLPGLLVLDERGEPQAILPASQMIKVLVPAYVVEDPALAAVVDEKHADRLCQALAGRRVGDCLSSKAAPPPIADPDDTALEVAALMAQVRSPLVAVAEKVKARPGARESGSTRLLGVITASHLLHELLGAAGALSST, via the coding sequence GTGCGCGCTCGTGACCTGGCGGTCGCATACGAAACGGTGAGCGTCGACAGCGACGCCATGGACGCTGCCCGGCTGATGGCCGAGCACAAGCTGCCGGGCCTGCTGGTGCTTGACGAGCGGGGCGAGCCGCAGGCGATCCTTCCCGCCTCCCAGATGATCAAAGTGCTGGTGCCCGCCTACGTCGTCGAAGACCCGGCCCTCGCCGCCGTCGTCGACGAGAAGCACGCCGACCGGCTCTGCCAGGCGCTGGCCGGCCGCCGCGTCGGGGACTGCCTGTCCAGCAAGGCGGCCCCGCCGCCGATCGCCGACCCCGACGACACCGCGCTGGAGGTGGCCGCGCTGATGGCACAGGTACGCAGCCCGCTCGTGGCGGTCGCCGAGAAGGTCAAAGCCCGACCGGGCGCCCGGGAGTCAGGCAGTACCCGCTTGCTGGGCGTGATCACGGCCTCGCACCTCCTGCACGAACTGCTCGGCGCGGCAGGAGCATTGAGCAGCACGTGA
- a CDS encoding flavodoxin family protein, translating to MAAQPAPPEDGYRFDDLRALFVNCTLKPSPQLSHTQGLIDKSRAIMDARGVTTDEIRAVDHDIAPGVYPDMTGHGFTTDAWPALYEKVMAADILVLAGPIWLGDNSSVTKQIIERLYSCSSLLNSQGQYAYYGRVGGCLITGNEDGVKHCAMNVLYSLQHLGYTIPPQADAGWIGAAGPGPSYLDPGSGGPENDFTNRNTSFMTWNLMHMAALLKRAGGIPAHGNQRSEWDAGCRPGADNPEHR from the coding sequence ATGGCAGCACAGCCCGCCCCGCCTGAGGACGGTTACCGCTTCGACGACCTGCGCGCGCTCTTCGTCAACTGCACGCTCAAGCCGTCCCCCCAGCTCAGCCACACCCAGGGACTCATCGACAAGAGCCGGGCGATCATGGATGCGCGTGGGGTGACCACGGACGAGATCCGTGCCGTCGACCACGACATCGCTCCCGGTGTATATCCGGACATGACCGGGCATGGCTTCACCACGGACGCCTGGCCCGCGCTGTACGAGAAGGTGATGGCCGCGGACATCCTTGTGCTGGCCGGACCGATCTGGCTGGGCGACAACAGCTCGGTCACCAAACAAATCATCGAGCGTCTCTACAGTTGCTCCAGCCTCCTCAACTCCCAAGGCCAGTACGCCTATTACGGGCGGGTCGGTGGCTGTCTGATCACCGGCAACGAGGACGGCGTGAAGCACTGCGCCATGAACGTCCTCTACAGCCTCCAGCACCTCGGCTACACCATCCCGCCGCAGGCCGACGCGGGCTGGATCGGCGCGGCGGGGCCCGGGCCCTCGTACCTGGACCCCGGTTCGGGCGGCCCGGAGAACGACTTCACCAACCGCAACACCAGTTTCATGACCTGGAACCTGATGCACATGGCGGCCTTGCTCAAACGCGCCGGAGGCATCCCCGCCCACGGCAACCAGCGCTCGGAGTGGGACGCCGGCTGCCGACCGGGGGCAGACAACCCCGAGCACCGCTGA
- a CDS encoding DNA repair ATPase, whose protein sequence is MTTGTTGLEAGTYEVLRDRLTAQAAELARRAETLNVRRTEEFGSTRLELTSTERLRTEHNCVPRDIVSVGDTLLFGHNVLLGFLGTEPETTVGDVFALYDRDLNRLPEDAVPGLLDDPAFVREFAALYRYYRQAHLLQLRRVEGKLLAVFQTGEKAGDIRVLRWALSDDGSASFLDARGERDHVFPPSHDFAWTQTTREDHVLGRHPHVSIEGEVFVETVGGTLTVKVEDNTETGEGIYAEPVDEPLQSLADADIAYARVGALTLVDVLPYKEDVHRYLVFNTLTKSVVRLDGIGRACRRLPEDQGIVFPGGYCLATGRYKMFDGLDTEGLEFERMVRSPNGEDVLFAFHARVEGRSLLLPYNMIRKEVASPLSCHGWALFDDGTLVVLRADSDEPQRVHPVQLWNSPFVSDTHAAAQPVGAGSLARVGNADLVRGISECLSITRAVTETTPTSEVYEALAAACVRTTDSHHWLGEPELGNLHEPLAQVRTTAEQVLAEFETVQALTRQAADALAEAAAQVAAVVRRLRGEAPRSAAAWVTGLTELRHAQGHLLTLKDMRYADTARIDELAADAEADLASFGQRAVAHLAREDAFACHQADVQQLAADAEAIATVAEAAPVAARLDDLADGLGTVTEVVVGLDIGDATVRTSILERIAEVLGGINRARATLDGCRRALLDREGRAEFAAEFALLGQAVIGALAAADSPEGCDEQLARMLVRVENLEARFTEFAEFDDFLGELADKREEVHEAFSSRKQTLADARARRAERLADSARRVLQTVTRRAGTLADADAIATYFTSDPMAGKVRRLADELRELGDQVRAEELDGRLKAARQDALRALRDRTDLYTDDGRTLRLGSHHFAVNTQPLDLTLVPHGDTLAFALTGTDYRSPVTDPDFAATRPYWDRPLPSESPEVYRAEHLAAHLLDEHGPAALAEADLPAVVRQAAEAAYDEGYQRGVHDHDAAAILAALLRLHEGAGLLRHEPAARAAAHLFWAHGTTAEERESWTRRAVSLARARDTFGLTPAIDGLRAELAEAIGTRAAAAYLFAELTSGPDGFVISAGTRTLLDKFRRTMGTSAYDDDFAVLTDPAARRQLVEAWLTSYTTATGTETTPGDLTEAVAAELCTDLPRYESDATLTQSVEGLLGAHPRISGRRLTIRVDEFLARTREFRVQEVPAHRAYQRRRAALVAAERTRLRMDEYRPAVMSAFVRSKLIDEVYLPLVGDSLAKQLGTTGESKRTDTGGLLLLISPPGYGKTTLMEYVADRLGLILVKVNGPALGHAVTSLDPAEAPNATARQEVEKINFALEAGNNTLLYLDDIQHTSPELLQKFIPLCDATRRIEGVRDGEPRTCDLRGKRFAVCMAGNPYTESGSRFRVPDMLANRADVWNLGDVLAGKEDAFALSFIENALTSNPVLAPLAGRERPDFDLLIRLAEGDRTARADRLTHPYAPAELERILAVLRHLLTARETVLAVNAAYIASAAQADGTRTEPPFQLQGSYRNMNKIAQRIQPVMNDTELAALIDDHYRAEAQTLTTGAESNLLKLAELRGTLTGEQALRWAELKAAYVRTQTLGGPDDDPLTRAVATLGLLADRIAAVESAINRAADPRHPIAHPTARHAARPDPGHGEH, encoded by the coding sequence ATGACCACCGGGACCACCGGTCTGGAAGCCGGCACGTACGAGGTGCTGCGCGACCGGCTCACCGCGCAGGCCGCCGAGCTCGCCCGTCGCGCCGAGACGCTCAACGTCCGCCGGACCGAGGAGTTCGGCTCCACCCGGCTGGAGCTGACGAGCACCGAGCGGCTGCGCACCGAGCACAACTGCGTGCCCCGCGACATCGTCTCCGTCGGCGACACGCTGCTCTTCGGCCACAACGTTCTCCTCGGGTTCCTCGGGACCGAGCCGGAGACGACGGTGGGCGACGTCTTCGCGCTGTACGACCGCGACCTGAACCGCCTTCCCGAGGACGCCGTGCCGGGCCTGCTCGACGACCCCGCCTTCGTCCGGGAGTTCGCCGCCCTCTACCGCTACTACCGCCAGGCCCACCTCCTGCAACTACGCCGTGTCGAAGGCAAGTTGCTGGCGGTCTTCCAGACCGGCGAGAAGGCCGGCGACATCCGCGTGCTGCGCTGGGCCCTGTCCGACGACGGCTCTGCGTCCTTCCTGGACGCGCGCGGCGAGCGCGACCACGTCTTCCCGCCTTCCCACGACTTCGCATGGACGCAGACGACCCGTGAGGACCACGTCCTCGGCCGCCACCCACACGTCTCCATCGAGGGCGAGGTCTTCGTCGAGACCGTCGGCGGCACCTTGACCGTCAAGGTCGAGGACAACACCGAGACAGGCGAGGGGATTTACGCCGAGCCGGTCGACGAGCCGCTGCAGTCCCTTGCCGACGCCGACATCGCGTACGCCCGCGTGGGCGCTCTCACCCTGGTGGACGTCCTCCCGTACAAGGAGGACGTCCACCGCTACCTGGTCTTCAACACGCTCACGAAGAGCGTCGTCCGCCTCGATGGCATCGGCCGGGCGTGCCGTCGGCTGCCCGAGGACCAGGGCATCGTCTTCCCCGGCGGATACTGCCTGGCCACAGGCAGGTACAAGATGTTCGACGGGCTCGACACCGAGGGACTGGAGTTCGAGCGGATGGTCCGCTCGCCCAACGGCGAGGACGTTCTCTTCGCCTTCCACGCGCGCGTGGAAGGCCGCAGTCTGCTGTTGCCGTACAACATGATCCGCAAGGAGGTCGCCAGCCCGCTGTCCTGCCACGGCTGGGCCCTCTTCGACGACGGCACGCTGGTGGTCCTGCGAGCCGACAGCGACGAACCGCAGCGTGTCCACCCCGTCCAGCTCTGGAACTCCCCGTTCGTCTCCGACACCCATGCCGCCGCCCAGCCGGTAGGCGCCGGCTCGCTCGCCCGTGTCGGCAACGCCGACCTCGTGCGCGGCATCTCCGAATGCCTCTCCATCACGCGCGCCGTCACCGAGACCACCCCGACGAGCGAGGTGTACGAGGCACTGGCCGCCGCCTGCGTCCGAACCACCGACTCCCATCACTGGCTGGGCGAGCCCGAACTCGGCAATCTGCACGAGCCGCTCGCCCAGGTGCGGACCACCGCCGAGCAGGTGCTGGCCGAGTTCGAAACCGTCCAGGCCCTCACCCGCCAGGCCGCCGACGCGCTGGCCGAAGCCGCCGCACAGGTAGCAGCGGTCGTTCGACGCCTGCGCGGCGAGGCCCCGCGCAGCGCCGCAGCCTGGGTGACCGGCCTGACCGAACTGCGCCACGCCCAGGGCCACCTGCTCACCCTCAAGGACATGCGGTACGCGGACACCGCCCGCATCGACGAACTCGCCGCCGACGCCGAGGCCGACCTCGCCTCCTTCGGGCAGCGGGCCGTCGCCCACCTCGCGCGCGAGGACGCCTTCGCTTGCCATCAGGCCGACGTCCAGCAGCTCGCTGCCGACGCGGAGGCGATCGCCACCGTCGCCGAGGCAGCACCCGTCGCCGCCCGCCTCGACGACCTCGCCGACGGACTGGGCACGGTGACCGAGGTCGTCGTCGGGCTCGACATCGGCGACGCCACCGTCCGTACGTCCATCCTGGAGCGGATCGCCGAGGTCCTCGGCGGCATCAACCGCGCCCGCGCCACCCTCGACGGCTGCCGCCGCGCGCTTCTCGACCGTGAGGGGCGCGCGGAGTTCGCGGCCGAGTTCGCGCTGCTCGGCCAGGCCGTCATCGGCGCGCTCGCGGCTGCCGACAGTCCCGAGGGGTGTGACGAGCAACTCGCCCGCATGCTGGTGCGGGTGGAGAACCTGGAGGCGCGGTTCACGGAGTTTGCCGAGTTCGACGACTTCCTAGGCGAGCTGGCGGACAAGCGCGAAGAGGTCCACGAGGCGTTCTCCTCCCGTAAGCAGACCCTCGCCGACGCCCGCGCCCGCCGCGCCGAGCGCCTGGCCGACTCGGCGAGGCGCGTCCTGCAGACGGTCACCCGCCGCGCCGGCACGCTCGCCGACGCGGACGCGATCGCCACGTACTTCACCTCCGACCCGATGGCCGGCAAGGTCCGCCGCCTCGCCGACGAGCTACGCGAACTCGGCGACCAGGTCAGGGCGGAGGAACTGGACGGCCGCCTGAAGGCCGCCCGCCAGGACGCGTTGCGCGCCCTGCGCGACCGCACCGACCTGTACACCGACGACGGCCGCACCCTCCGACTGGGCAGCCATCACTTCGCCGTCAACACCCAGCCACTCGACCTCACCCTCGTCCCGCACGGTGACACCCTCGCCTTCGCGCTCACCGGCACCGACTACCGCTCGCCGGTCACGGATCCCGACTTCGCCGCCACTCGGCCGTACTGGGACCGCCCGCTGCCATCCGAGTCGCCAGAGGTCTACCGCGCCGAGCACCTCGCCGCCCATCTGCTGGACGAACACGGCCCGGCCGCCCTCGCGGAGGCCGACCTGCCCGCCGTCGTCCGGCAGGCGGCGGAGGCGGCATACGACGAGGGCTACCAGCGCGGCGTCCACGACCACGACGCGGCCGCGATCCTCGCCGCACTTCTGCGCCTGCACGAGGGCGCCGGTCTGCTCCGCCACGAGCCCGCGGCACGCGCCGCCGCCCATCTCTTCTGGGCGCACGGCACGACGGCCGAGGAGCGCGAGAGCTGGACCCGGCGGGCGGTATCGCTGGCGCGCGCCCGGGACACGTTCGGGCTCACGCCCGCCATCGACGGCCTGCGGGCCGAACTGGCGGAGGCGATCGGCACACGAGCGGCGGCCGCCTACCTCTTCGCGGAGCTGACGAGCGGGCCCGACGGCTTCGTCATCAGCGCCGGCACCCGCACGCTGCTCGACAAGTTCCGCCGTACGATGGGCACGTCGGCCTACGACGACGACTTCGCCGTCCTCACCGACCCGGCCGCGCGCAGGCAGCTGGTGGAGGCGTGGCTGACGTCGTACACCACCGCGACCGGCACGGAGACCACCCCCGGCGACCTGACCGAGGCGGTGGCCGCCGAGCTCTGCACGGACCTGCCCCGCTACGAGTCCGACGCGACACTGACCCAGAGCGTTGAGGGGCTGCTGGGCGCCCACCCGCGCATCAGCGGCCGTAGGCTCACGATCCGCGTGGACGAATTCCTGGCCCGCACAAGGGAGTTCCGCGTCCAAGAAGTTCCTGCCCACCGCGCCTACCAGCGGCGCCGTGCGGCGTTGGTGGCCGCCGAGCGCACCCGCCTCCGCATGGACGAGTACCGGCCGGCGGTGATGTCCGCGTTCGTGCGCAGCAAGCTGATCGACGAGGTGTACCTGCCGCTGGTCGGCGACAGCCTCGCCAAACAGCTGGGCACCACGGGCGAGTCCAAGCGCACCGACACCGGCGGCCTCCTCCTGCTCATCTCACCACCCGGCTACGGCAAGACGACCCTCATGGAGTACGTCGCCGACCGCCTCGGCCTGATCCTGGTCAAGGTCAACGGACCCGCGCTCGGCCATGCGGTGACCTCCCTCGATCCGGCCGAGGCTCCGAACGCGACCGCCCGCCAGGAGGTCGAGAAGATCAACTTCGCACTGGAGGCCGGCAACAACACGCTGCTCTACCTGGACGACATCCAGCACACCTCGCCCGAGCTGCTGCAGAAGTTCATCCCGCTGTGCGACGCCACCCGCCGCATCGAGGGCGTACGGGACGGCGAGCCGCGCACCTGCGACCTGCGCGGCAAGCGCTTCGCCGTCTGCATGGCCGGCAACCCCTACACCGAGTCCGGCAGCCGCTTCCGCGTCCCCGACATGCTCGCCAACCGCGCCGACGTCTGGAACCTCGGCGACGTCCTGGCCGGCAAGGAGGACGCGTTCGCGCTCAGCTTCATCGAGAACGCGCTGACGTCGAACCCGGTCCTCGCTCCGCTCGCCGGCCGAGAGCGTCCGGATTTCGATCTGCTGATCCGCTTGGCCGAGGGCGACAGGACAGCCCGCGCCGACCGGCTGACCCACCCGTACGCCCCGGCCGAGCTGGAGCGGATCCTGGCCGTACTGCGGCACCTGCTGACGGCTCGCGAGACGGTCCTGGCGGTGAACGCCGCGTACATCGCCTCGGCGGCCCAGGCCGACGGGACCCGCACCGAGCCGCCCTTCCAACTCCAGGGCTCCTACCGCAACATGAACAAGATCGCCCAGCGCATCCAGCCGGTCATGAACGACACCGAGCTCGCCGCGCTGATCGACGACCACTACCGGGCCGAGGCCCAGACCCTCACCACCGGCGCCGAGTCCAACCTGCTGAAACTGGCTGAGCTGCGCGGCACGCTCACCGGCGAACAGGCGCTGCGATGGGCCGAGTTGAAGGCAGCGTACGTCCGCACCCAGACCCTGGGCGGACCGGACGACGACCCACTCACCCGCGCGGTGGCCACCCTCGGCCTGCTCGCCGACCGGATCGCGGCCGTCGAGTCGGCGATCAACCGCGCCGCCGACCCACGCCACCCGATCGCCCACCCCACCGCCCGGCACGCGGCCCGCCCCGACCCGGGTCACGGGGAGCACTGA
- a CDS encoding cation:proton antiporter, with product MVLVVVFGVALLIAVLLSGLAARTVLSTSFLFLVGGALVSDGFLGLIHITPDSEIVSVTADLALFAVLFTDGMHVSFPKLRSNWRNPARALGLGMPLAFVGMALITHYLVGLDWTTSFLVGAVLAPTDPVFASAIVGRKEVPAKLRQLLNVESSINDGLALPVVLILIAAAGPTSGHAEASLGKIALELVLGLAFGVVLPFVVIELVRFRLLGAEPKLQPLLPLAIGVILYATCHLTHANPYLAAFSAGAVLTARSPEAKEAFEPLGEALAELAKFAALLVFGALLTPQLFGDLSFGGYVAVVLAIVLIRPVSLLLSLLGTRFDRREKLVAAWFGPKGFASVVYGLLVLQAGIPQGEEAFTLIAVCIAFSIIAHSSTDVPIARLFDVEDLAGVPGGDESSRTTKEAGHVGV from the coding sequence ATGGTGCTCGTCGTGGTCTTCGGGGTGGCGCTGCTGATCGCGGTGCTGCTGTCAGGTCTGGCCGCCCGGACCGTGCTGTCGACGTCCTTCCTCTTCCTGGTCGGCGGCGCTCTCGTCAGCGACGGTTTCCTGGGGCTGATCCACATCACGCCCGACAGCGAGATCGTGTCCGTGACGGCCGATCTGGCGCTGTTCGCGGTGCTCTTCACCGACGGCATGCACGTCTCCTTCCCCAAGCTGCGCTCCAACTGGCGCAACCCGGCCCGCGCCCTCGGACTGGGCATGCCGCTCGCGTTCGTCGGTATGGCGCTGATCACGCACTACCTGGTGGGCCTGGACTGGACGACGTCGTTCCTGGTCGGCGCCGTGCTGGCGCCGACCGACCCGGTATTCGCCTCGGCGATCGTCGGGCGCAAGGAGGTCCCGGCGAAGCTGCGGCAGCTGCTGAACGTGGAGAGCAGCATCAACGACGGGCTCGCTCTGCCGGTCGTGCTCATCCTGATCGCCGCGGCCGGACCGACCTCCGGGCACGCCGAGGCGTCGCTGGGGAAGATCGCGCTCGAGTTGGTCCTCGGGCTGGCGTTCGGTGTCGTCCTGCCGTTCGTGGTGATCGAGCTCGTGCGGTTCCGGCTGCTGGGCGCCGAGCCCAAGCTGCAGCCGCTGCTGCCGCTGGCGATCGGCGTGATCCTTTACGCGACGTGCCACCTGACGCACGCCAACCCCTACCTGGCCGCGTTCTCGGCGGGCGCGGTCCTCACCGCGCGCTCACCGGAGGCGAAGGAAGCGTTCGAGCCGCTCGGCGAGGCGCTGGCGGAGCTGGCGAAGTTCGCGGCGCTGCTGGTGTTCGGCGCGCTGCTGACGCCTCAGCTGTTCGGGGACCTGTCCTTCGGCGGCTACGTCGCCGTGGTCCTGGCCATCGTTCTCATCCGCCCGGTTTCTCTGCTGCTCTCGCTGCTCGGCACTCGATTCGACCGGCGGGAGAAGCTGGTCGCGGCCTGGTTCGGGCCGAAGGGCTTCGCGTCGGTCGTGTACGGGCTGCTGGTGCTGCAGGCCGGGATCCCGCAAGGCGAGGAGGCGTTCACGCTCATCGCCGTGTGCATCGCCTTCTCGATCATCGCGCACAGCTCCACCGACGTTCCGATCGCCCGCCTCTTCGATGTCGAGGACCTCGCCGGCGTACCCGGCGGCGACGAGTCCTCCCGTACCACCAAGGAGGCCGGCCATGTCGGCGTATGA
- a CDS encoding ArsB/NhaD family transporter encodes MNGWQSWAAIVVFVATYGLIISEKIHRVGAALGGAALMLAIGATDDKSAFFSEHSGVDWNVIFLLMGMMMIVGVLKKTGMFEYLAIWSVKRARARPFRVMVMLIVITAMASALLDNVTTVLLIAPVTLLVCERLGLPAAPFLIAEVFASNIGGIATLVGDPPNIIIASRAGLTFNDFLVHLAPLSAILVVVLVALCRFLFRKSFVYDEARAEEVMDLEEREAIKDPRMLVQGLVVLALVVVGFVLHPVLHYEPSVVALLGAGLLIAVSAVETGEVLGEVEWPTLAFFAGLFIMIGGLIETGVIGEVSKSLADAIGDNELGGSMLLLSASAVLSGIVDNIPYVATMAPITSDLVQSMGDSGDHVMWWALAIGADLGGNATAIGASANVVVLGIAERNRQPISFWQFTKYGLVVTVITVALAAGYVWLRYFALA; translated from the coding sequence GTGAACGGCTGGCAGAGCTGGGCGGCGATCGTTGTCTTCGTCGCGACCTACGGCCTGATCATCAGCGAGAAGATCCACCGCGTGGGGGCAGCCCTCGGCGGTGCCGCGCTGATGCTGGCAATCGGCGCGACCGACGACAAGTCGGCCTTCTTCTCCGAGCACAGCGGCGTCGACTGGAACGTCATCTTCCTGCTCATGGGCATGATGATGATCGTCGGCGTGCTCAAGAAGACCGGCATGTTCGAGTATCTGGCCATCTGGTCGGTGAAAAGGGCACGGGCCAGACCCTTCCGCGTGATGGTCATGCTCATCGTGATCACAGCCATGGCCTCGGCCCTGCTCGACAACGTCACCACGGTCCTGCTCATCGCCCCGGTCACCCTGCTGGTCTGCGAGCGCCTCGGGCTGCCCGCCGCCCCCTTCCTGATCGCCGAGGTGTTCGCATCCAACATCGGCGGCATCGCGACCCTGGTCGGCGACCCACCCAACATCATCATCGCCAGCCGGGCCGGCCTGACCTTCAACGACTTCCTGGTCCACCTCGCCCCGCTCTCCGCGATCCTCGTCGTCGTGCTCGTCGCTCTGTGCCGCTTCCTGTTCCGCAAGTCCTTCGTCTACGACGAGGCACGCGCCGAGGAGGTCATGGACCTGGAGGAGCGCGAGGCCATCAAAGACCCCCGGATGCTCGTCCAGGGACTCGTGGTGCTCGCCCTGGTCGTCGTCGGCTTCGTTCTCCACCCGGTACTGCACTACGAGCCCAGCGTCGTCGCACTGCTGGGCGCCGGCCTGCTGATCGCGGTGTCCGCCGTGGAGACCGGCGAGGTCCTCGGCGAGGTCGAATGGCCCACCCTCGCGTTCTTCGCCGGGCTGTTCATCATGATCGGCGGTCTGATCGAGACCGGCGTCATCGGCGAGGTCTCCAAGTCCCTCGCCGACGCCATCGGCGACAACGAACTCGGCGGCTCCATGCTGCTGCTGAGCGCGTCGGCCGTGCTGTCCGGCATCGTGGACAACATCCCCTACGTCGCGACGATGGCACCGATCACCAGCGACCTCGTGCAGTCGATGGGCGATTCGGGCGACCACGTCATGTGGTGGGCCCTGGCCATCGGCGCGGACCTCGGCGGCAACGCCACCGCGATCGGCGCGAGTGCCAACGTGGTCGTCCTGGGCATCGCCGAACGCAACCGGCAGCCCATCTCTTTCTGGCAGTTCACCAAGTACGGCCTGGTCGTCACCGTCATCACCGTAGCGCTGGCGGCGGGGTACGTGTGGCTGCGCTACTTCGCACTGGCATGA
- a CDS encoding IS3 family transposase, whose product MNRFQFVADHQRCYGVKRLCTILGIARSSFYYWRRTAADRAARQAADARLAARIRAVHLESDGTYGVPRITAELRDDGERVNHKRIARVMRSIGLAGVRPRRRHRTTVADPTAAKAPDLIGRDFTANEPNSKYVGDITYLPLHGGRFPYLATMMDLASRRLAGWAIAAGRLSPVHERRAVVETARAPDFPVWLSGARGCLPPVGSRRPTPSAGCRGRGCLRRV is encoded by the coding sequence GTGAATCGCTTCCAGTTCGTTGCCGACCACCAGCGCTGTTACGGCGTGAAGCGGCTGTGCACCATCCTGGGCATCGCCCGCTCCAGCTTCTACTACTGGCGCCGGACCGCCGCGGACCGGGCCGCCCGGCAGGCGGCCGACGCTCGGCTCGCCGCCCGGATACGGGCCGTGCACCTCGAGTCGGACGGCACTTACGGCGTCCCCAGGATCACCGCCGAACTCCGCGACGACGGCGAGCGAGTCAACCACAAGCGGATCGCGCGCGTGATGCGGAGCATCGGCCTGGCAGGCGTGCGGCCGCGTCGCAGGCACCGCACCACTGTTGCGGACCCGACCGCGGCGAAGGCCCCGGACCTGATCGGCCGCGACTTCACGGCGAACGAGCCGAACAGCAAGTACGTCGGCGACATTACCTATCTCCCGCTGCACGGCGGCAGATTCCCGTATTTGGCCACCATGATGGACCTCGCCTCACGCCGCCTGGCCGGTTGGGCGATCGCGGCCGGGCGCCTGAGCCCGGTGCATGAGCGCCGGGCTGTAGTCGAAACGGCGAGAGCTCCGGACTTCCCGGTCTGGCTCAGCGGTGCTCGGGGTTGTCTGCCCCCGGTCGGCAGCCGGCGTCCCACTCCGAGCGCTGGTTGCCGTGGGCGGGGATGCCTCCGGCGCGTTTGA